A single genomic interval of Peromyscus leucopus breed LL Stock chromosome 7, UCI_PerLeu_2.1, whole genome shotgun sequence harbors:
- the Tmprss4 gene encoding transmembrane protease serine 4 isoform X1, which yields MDPNSDQPLNSHDITAFRKPRRPLETFKKVGIPIIAVLLSVLAIVIAAFLIKVALDKHYFICGSPLTFIPRGQVCDGHLDCASGEDEEHCVTNFTEKPGVAVRLSKDRSTLQVLDVATGTWASACFDTFTEALAETACRQMGYDSRPTFRAVEIGPDQNLTVAQVTGNSQELQVKNVSGPCLSLVSLSCLECGKSLKTPRVVGGVEASVDSWPWQVSIQYDRQHVCGGSILDPSWILTAAHCFRKYLDVSNWKVRVGSNKLSHFPSLPVAKIFVTEHNALHPKEKDIALVKLQSPLTFSDTVRPICLPFYDEELIPATPLWVIGWGFTEQNGGEMSDVLLQASVQVIDSTRCNAEDAYQGEVTEEMLCAGVPQGGVDTCQGDSGGPLMYHSNQWQVVGIVSWGHGCGSPSTPGVYTKVNAYLNWVYNVRKSEM from the exons GATCCGAACAGTGACCAACCCCTGAACAGCCACG ACATCACTGCCTTTCGCAAGCCCCGCAGGCCCCTGGAGACCTTCAAAAAGGTGGGGATCCCCATCATCGCAGTGCTGCTGAGCGTGTTGGCCATCGTGATTGCAGCCTTCCTCA TCAAGGTGGCTCTGGATAAACACTACTTCATCTGTGGAAGTCCCCTGACCTTCATTCCGAGGGGGCAGGTGTGTGATGGCCACCTTGACTGTGCCTCGGGGGAGGATGAGGAACACTGTGTCACGAACTTCACTGAGAAGCCTGGAGTGGCCG TCCGCCTCTCCAAGGACCGATCAACCCTGCAGGTGCTGGATGTGGCCACAGGGACCTGGGCCTCTGCCTGTTTTGACACCTTCACAGAAGCACTGGCTGAGACGGCCTGCAGACAGATGGGCTATGACAG CCGACCCACTTTCAGAGCCGTGGAGATTGGCCCAGACCAGAATCTCACTGTAGCTCAAGTCACAGGAAACAGCCAGGAGCTTCAGGTGAAGAACGTCAGTGG GCCCTGCCTTTCCCTGGTTTCCCTGAGCTGCCTTG AATGTGGAAAGAGCCTGAAGACTCCTCGCGTGGTGGGCGGGGTGGAGGCCTCTGTGGATTCCTGGCCATGGCAGGTCAGCATCCAGTACGACAGGCAGCATGTCTGTGGTGGGAGCATCCTGGATCCCAGCTGGATCCTCACAGCAGCTCATTGCTTCAG GAAGTATCTTGATGTGTCCAACTGGAAGGTGAGGGTCGGCTCAAACAAACTGAGCCACTTCCCATCCTTGCCCGTGGCCAAGATCTTCGTCACCGAGCACAATGCCCTGCACCCCAAAGAGAAGGACATCGCCCTTGTCAAGCTGCAGTCGCCGCTCACATTCTCAG ACACCGTCAGGCCCATCTGCCTGCCCTTCTATGATGAAGAGCTCATCCCAGCCACACCACTCTGGGTCATTGGCTGGGGCTTTACAGAGCAAAATGGAG GGGAGATGTCTGACGTACTGCTGCAGGCGTCAGTCCAGGTCATTGACAGCACACGGTGCAACGCAGAGGATGCCTACCAGGGGGAAGTCACCGAGGAGATGCTGTGCGCAGGTGTCCCACAAGGTGGCGTGGACACCTGCCAG GGTGACAGTGGCGGGCCTTTGATGTACCACTCTAACCAGTGGCAAGTAGTAGGCATCGTGAGCTGGGGCCATGGCTGTGGGAGCCCAAGTACCCCCGGAGTATACACCAAGGTCAATGCCTATCTCAATTGGGTCTACAATGTGCGGAAG TCTGAGATGTAA
- the Tmprss4 gene encoding transmembrane protease serine 4 isoform X2, which translates to MRNTVSRTSLRSLEWPVLDVATGTWASACFDTFTEALAETACRQMGYDSRPTFRAVEIGPDQNLTVAQVTGNSQELQVKNVSGPCLSLVSLSCLECGKSLKTPRVVGGVEASVDSWPWQVSIQYDRQHVCGGSILDPSWILTAAHCFRKYLDVSNWKVRVGSNKLSHFPSLPVAKIFVTEHNALHPKEKDIALVKLQSPLTFSDTVRPICLPFYDEELIPATPLWVIGWGFTEQNGGEMSDVLLQASVQVIDSTRCNAEDAYQGEVTEEMLCAGVPQGGVDTCQGDSGGPLMYHSNQWQVVGIVSWGHGCGSPSTPGVYTKVNAYLNWVYNVRKSEM; encoded by the exons ATGAGGAACACTGTGTCACGAACTTCACTGAGAAGCCTGGAGTGGCCG GTGCTGGATGTGGCCACAGGGACCTGGGCCTCTGCCTGTTTTGACACCTTCACAGAAGCACTGGCTGAGACGGCCTGCAGACAGATGGGCTATGACAG CCGACCCACTTTCAGAGCCGTGGAGATTGGCCCAGACCAGAATCTCACTGTAGCTCAAGTCACAGGAAACAGCCAGGAGCTTCAGGTGAAGAACGTCAGTGG GCCCTGCCTTTCCCTGGTTTCCCTGAGCTGCCTTG AATGTGGAAAGAGCCTGAAGACTCCTCGCGTGGTGGGCGGGGTGGAGGCCTCTGTGGATTCCTGGCCATGGCAGGTCAGCATCCAGTACGACAGGCAGCATGTCTGTGGTGGGAGCATCCTGGATCCCAGCTGGATCCTCACAGCAGCTCATTGCTTCAG GAAGTATCTTGATGTGTCCAACTGGAAGGTGAGGGTCGGCTCAAACAAACTGAGCCACTTCCCATCCTTGCCCGTGGCCAAGATCTTCGTCACCGAGCACAATGCCCTGCACCCCAAAGAGAAGGACATCGCCCTTGTCAAGCTGCAGTCGCCGCTCACATTCTCAG ACACCGTCAGGCCCATCTGCCTGCCCTTCTATGATGAAGAGCTCATCCCAGCCACACCACTCTGGGTCATTGGCTGGGGCTTTACAGAGCAAAATGGAG GGGAGATGTCTGACGTACTGCTGCAGGCGTCAGTCCAGGTCATTGACAGCACACGGTGCAACGCAGAGGATGCCTACCAGGGGGAAGTCACCGAGGAGATGCTGTGCGCAGGTGTCCCACAAGGTGGCGTGGACACCTGCCAG GGTGACAGTGGCGGGCCTTTGATGTACCACTCTAACCAGTGGCAAGTAGTAGGCATCGTGAGCTGGGGCCATGGCTGTGGGAGCCCAAGTACCCCCGGAGTATACACCAAGGTCAATGCCTATCTCAATTGGGTCTACAATGTGCGGAAG TCTGAGATGTAA